Below is a genomic region from Ascaphus truei isolate aAscTru1 chromosome 8, aAscTru1.hap1, whole genome shotgun sequence.
cgctagctcacacagtgtagctcccgcgaaccgcacagcacgcctcacatctcctgcacctcacacatctccctccgcaaccggaccgcgaggccgcggcctacactcacacaccatggcaacgatgtccctccccctatcccgctacctcacacagtgtagctcccgcggaccgcacagcacgcctcatctcctgcacctcacacagctccctaccgcaaccggaccgcgaggccgcggcctacactcacacaccatggcaacgatgtccctccccctatcccgctacctcacacagtgtagctcccgcggaccgcacagcacgccacatctcctgcacctcacacagctccctaccgcaaccggaccgcgaggccgcggcctacactcacacaccatggcaacgatgtccctccccctatcccgctacctcacacagtgtagctcccgcggaccgcacagcacgccacatctcctgcacctcacacagctccctaccgcaaccggaccgcgaggccgcggcctacactcacacaccatggcaacgatgtccctccccctatcccgctacctcacacagtgtagctcccgcggaccgcacagcacgccacatctcctgcacctcacacagctccctaccgcaaccggaccgcgaggccgcggcctacactcacacaccatggcaacgatgtccctccccctatcccgctacctcacacagtgtagctcccgcggaccgcacagcacgcctcatctcctgcacctcacacagctccctaccgcaaccggaccgcgaggccgcggcctacactcacacaccatggcaacgatgtccctccccctatcccgctacctcacacagtgtagctcccgcggaccgcacagcacgcctcatctcctgcacctcacacagctccctccgcaaccggaccgcgaggccgcggcctacactcacacaccatggcaacgatgtccctccccctatcccgctacctcacacagtgtagctcccgcggaccgcacagcacgccacatctcctgcacctcacacagctccctaccgcaaccggaccgctaggccgcggcctacactcacacaccatgccaccaatgttcctccccctatcccgctacctcacacagtgtatgacaacacctaccactggaaatcagatgttcgttgaaataaaatatgttttcctaactattttactgtctgtataatgtacacaacactcacccacacaaaaccccctcatacacacacacacacacacacacacacacgcaaacatcctgtcattctatgccacacactacactcaaaaacatgccatttttaacatgtgtatgaccaacaacacgcactcacacacgtcacacacacaacatgcctcatacacacacacacgccatcacacaccagcaacacacacacatgctctcacacacaccacacaccatgccaccaatgtaactcccgctatcccgctacctcacacactctacctcccgcggaacgCCCAGCACGCCttacatctcctgcacctcacacatctccctccgcaaccagaccgcgacgccgcggactacagtcaaacagcatgccaccaatgtcactcccgctacctcacacactgtatgacaacacctacactaccgacacactttattaaagtgtggccggttccgcaagccgggagatttcccggcttgctagtggccgcccctcggcgtgccgcgcgtcaccgacgcgcggtcacgcgtcatcgggagcctgcgccccctgcacgcgcgtccagggctccccgagggagccctggtgtcccgcgatgtgggggacggcggcagggggttccgggggacccggcggacccggcagcggtagggagagcgccccgatcggagggcgctcttccgctgcttcggcgcgcgcccgtcaccctccggcgcgcgccaggatactgctgcggccaagaacgggcaaatgctcgaataaacttggccgcagcagtaccactgaaactcagctgttccttacaataaaatatgttttcctaacaatttcactgtctgtataatttattctaaaacacttttcacaccaccactcacacacaacactcacccacacaaaaccccctcatacacacacacacacgcaaacatcctgtcattctatgccacacataacaacaaatcacacctcaccttcaccctcataatacacacactacactcaaaaacatgcaatttacaacatgtctatgaccaacaacacgcactcacacacgtcacacacacaacatgcgtcatacacacacacatgccatcacacacgccacatacacacatgctctcacacacaccacacaccatcacacacaacacacacacaaatacacaaacacatgcacacacacacgcactcagcaacgccacacgccctcaaccacgcaacacacgtactcacacacacacaccaacctcctctgctgatacaacacacaaaacaacacttcaacataaccttaactaccacacacaacacaaccaccactaaacaaacagacacacccaacccactgttccaattacctacccttcaacatacacactacactgaatacaatgcacatttacacgtctcaccacccactcccattgcacatcaacatcccaccacacacaaacatatacaacaacacaacacctccgctaccAACACACCaagcacaataaatcacctcttcctttcaataacatattttacacaaaacattactatttacacatctgtctaatttattgcacacaaacactcaactaaccaacattgacacacacactcacacaccacacactcactatcacatcacacactcactcatccacacacacaccccacacaatcaacaatcacacacaataattacatacacacactattctgccacacacacagccaacattaacacaaaacaaaaacacacacaacatttcaacacctacacaaacgcacaccaaacacaaataaatacccctcaatACTGTCATACTTTATCAATTTACAAACTTTTCACAGACCACAACCGGATGCCTTCAACACCTCGACGCTTCAACGCTGTgccaaaacacacaatacaatcatTGGATCGAACTGCGCCTTGACACAACAACATCAGGAAGTAttgtaaacacaatcgcactgaaacacttcactaacatcacacacaacacctacctcaacacacacatcaacaacttttaacaacacatcacaacttacacacacaacacctctacaacaCCTACAATAACGCACATCACAACAACAACACCAAACACACATCTTCACAACACAAAACATGCCACCCAAAAAACACCTTcgcaaaacaaaacatacacaccctgacaatgaacgtgacacgcacacacacacacaaattatatgtactgcaccacacaatgcacacacccatttcacacacattgaaaTCCACGCACACAATGCTAACAAACAACTCACAACGGAATACACAATAGGTCAACAACAAATCCTCACAACCACAACATCAACACCAACACATTACACACAACAACATCACACACTAATTCcatttaatacacacacagcaggtatatcaaacgcacaaatacacacacagcatcctaacaCAACTActcaacaacacacacacacacacaacatcaccTGCTAATGAAACACTACAGCGCCAAACACGCCTTGCACAACAAAGAGACAGAGCCAGAATCAGAAGAGCAACACAAcgagaacaacaacaacaaaaacacagagacacacccactacATCAACAGACGCTCACACTACAGAACACCAACAACGTACTACAACATCCAGACCTTCAGAGactacagaacagcatgaggcacgccttgcaaaagaccAACAACGTGCTACAACATCACGAGACGCAGAGACTACAGAACAACATGAAATACGTCTGCAGAAAATGCGACTACGAGCTACAACAAGAAGAGCCACCGAGACTCCACAACAACATGAAACACGCCTTGCTAAAGACAGAACAATACGGCGCACATCAAAACAACACcaagacacaccaacacacacagtacaataagcaCTACAAGACACACATACTACATGTACGCATTCAACTAATTACACTTTGCTACGTGCCGCTTTCATATATAATCCACACATACTATACCAGCAACATCCAAAGGTCAACATTGGACACATGGACACTATATGTCGCTACTGTCAAGCAAAAAAATTCCAACATGAATCAGCTGGAATGTGCTGCAGCAATGGCAAAGTTCAGCTACCACCTCTACACTCACCCCCAGATCCACTTCTTTCATACATGTCAGGGACAACTTCAGAATCTAAACATTTCCTACAAAACATACGCAAATACAACTCCTGTTTCCAAATGACATCCTTTGGTGCTACATCCATAGTTGAACAAATTGGATTTAAAAGTACTTTTAAAGTACAAGGTCAAGTTTACCACAGGGCCGGCTCTCTTCTCCCATTACCAGACCAAGATCCACAATTCTTGCAAATTTACTTCATGGGCGATGAACAACAAGAAGCTGATCAACGATGCCATTGGATACCCAATACAAGACGTGACATTGTCATCTCCTTACAAAGGATGTTACATCAACACAACCATctcattaacacattcaaaacatCACTTGAACGCATGCCAACTGATGACTATCAAGTCATTATCCGAGCCGACAAAACACCAGTGGGTCAACATGAACGTCGCTTTAatgcacctcaaatcaacgaAGTCGCTATTGTTATAGCGGGGGAACAatttaatacacgggacataattctTCAGCGGCGCGCTCATTCACTCACACGCATTTCTGAAACACATCGCTCATATGATGCTCTTCAATACCCTCTCATACTTTGGAACGGTGACGATGGCTATCACTTCAACATCATGCAAGTACACCCAACTTCAAAGGCAAACACTAACAAAACTGTATCCGCTATGGACTTCTACGCTTACAGATTAATGATACGAGATGCATCGCAAAACCACATTTTACATTGTCGACAACTATTTCATCAGTTTATTGTTGACATGTATGCTAAAATTGAAAGTGAGCGTCTTCTATACATACGCTTACATCAAAAAAAACTACGCGTTGATCAATACATACATCTCAGGGATGCTGTTGGCAACGATGGTAACGTTGACAACATTGGAAAAATGTTCATTCTACCAGCAACATTCACGGGAAGTCCTCGACACATGCACGAATATGCTCAGGACGCTATGGCATATGTTCGCGCATATGGACGACCAgacttttttattacatttacatgtaATCCAGCTTGGCCAGAAATAAAACAAGAACTTCAGGATGGACAGGCTCACAGTGATCGACACGACTTAATCGCAAGAGTATTTCGCCAAAAACTCATCACATTAATTCACATCATCACTAAGACTTATATATTTGGACAAACACGATGCTGGATGTACTCAATAGAATGGCAGAAAAGAGGTCTTCCACATGCTCATATTCTTATATGGCTCAAAGAAAAACTACATTCCATTGACATCGATAACGTTATCTCTGCTGAGTTGCCTAATCCTCAAGAAGACCCTATACTATTTGCAATAGTCACTAAAAATATGATTCATGGACCATGTGGAAACATCAATATTCATGCACCATGTATGAAAGACGGTAAATGCACCAAACAATTCCCTAAAACATTCA
It encodes:
- the LOC142502199 gene encoding uncharacterized protein LOC142502199; the protein is MKHYSAKHALHNKETEPESEEQHNENNNNKNTETHPLHQQTLTLQNTNNVLQHPDLQRLQNSMRHALQKTNNVLQHHETQRLQNNMKYVCRKCDYELQQEEPPRLHNNMKHALLKTEQYGAHQNNTKTHQHTHNGKVQLPPLHSPPDPLLSYMSGTTSESKHFLQNIRKYNSCFQMTSFGATSIVEQIGFKSTFKVQGQVYHRAGSLLPLPDQDPQFLQIYFMGDEQQEADQRCHWIPNTRRDIVISLQRMLHQHNHLINTFKTSLERMPTDDYQVIIRADKTPVGQHERRFNAPQINEVAIVIAGEQFNTRDIILQRRAHSLTRISETHRSYDALQYPLILWNGDDGYHFNIMQVHPTSKANTNKTVSAMDFYAYRLMIRDASQNHILHCRQLFHQFIVDMYAKIESERLLYIRLHQKKLRVDQYIHLRDAVGNDGNVDNIGKMFILPATFTGSPRHMHEYAQDAMAYVRAYGRPDFFITFTCNPAWPEIKQELQDGQAHSDRHDLIARVFRQKLITLIHIITKTYIFGQTRCWMYSIEWQKRGLPHAHILIWLKEKLHSIDIDNVISAELPNPQEDPILFAIVTKNMIHGPCGNINIHAPCMKDGKCTKQFPKTFIADTQSGDDGYPQYRRRAPTDGGYTATITIRNNKHIQVDNKWVVPYCPLLTKIYNAHINVEYCNSVKSIKYICKYVNKGSDMAIFGITNEHIHDEVTLYQLGRYISSNEAVWRIFAFPIHERHPTVVHLTIHLENGQRVYFTPANAEALAAQPPNTTLTAFFQLCQHDSFARTLLYPQTPQYYTWNASTKQFKKRKQGTPVPGTDALASEAIGRVYTVHPNNAECFFLRILLHTVPGPTSFDAIKTVNGQVCETYREACQKLGLLEDDQHWNTTLAEAALQSLPTKI